CGCGGTCGAGCTCGTCCCGGTTCTTCGCGATGTTGCCGGCCACCGTGCGCAGCTGGGTGATGTCCCGCGACAGCCCGGGCCGGATCCCGGTGACGAGGTCGGCCGTCTGGACCGTGAGGTCCGAGATGGAGTCGAGCGACCCGAGGATCGCCTGACGGTCGTCGGTGAGTCCGCCGATGAAGCGGCGGAACTGGATGATCAGGTCCGACAGCTCCTGGTCTCGGTCGCCGACCGTCTCGAGCGTGGTGTTCAGGTTGGCGATGAGGTCGCTCACGAGGTCGTCACGCGCGGCCAGGGTGTTGGTGACCGAGGCCGTGCTGTCGAGCAGCGACTCGATGGTGCCGCCCTCGCCCTGGAAGACCTGGATGAGCTCCATCGAGAGCTTGTTGACGTCGGCCGGGGTCAACGCGGAGAACAGCGGCTTGAACCCGTTGAACAGCACCGTCAGGTCGAGGGCCGGGCTGGTCCGCTCCATCGGAATGGTGTCGTTCTCCTCGAGCTCGCCCTGCCCGCCCGTGCCCTCGGTCAGCGCGATGTAGCGCTGGCCCACCAGGTTGCGGTAGCGGATCGTGGCGTAGGTGCTCTCGGTCAGGCGGCTGTCGTCGGAGACGTCGAACTCGACGATGGCCTGCGTCTTGTCGTAGATCTCGACGCCGCTGACCGTGCCGACCTTGACACCGGCGATCCGCACGTCGTCGCCCTTCACGACGCCGGTGGCGTCGGAGAACACGGCCTTGTAGTCGGTCGTCGCGCCGAAACTGATGTTGCCGATCGTGATCGCGAGCAGGGTCGTGGCCAGCGTGGTGACGATGATGAAGATGCCCAGGCGGATGGAGTCGCCGGTGGTCTTCTTGTCGAGCAGCTTCATCGGACGGTCACCCCCTTGCCCTGGGCCAACGACCCGATGAGCAGGGTGGTCACGTCGGGGACCTCACTCACGGGTCGTCCCATCGCCGCGGCCGCTGCCAGGTCGATCACGTCCTTCTGAGCCTGGGTGCCGATGACGGAGTCACCGACGGCGACGCGCTTGCCGAGCGGGTAGTTGACGCCGTCACGGATCTGCGGCGAGGTCAGCGAGCGCGGCGGCAGGTTCTCCTGGGAGTACTTGCCGTTGATGGCGGCGTACATGTCGTTGCAGTACTTGAACGGCCCGCGGCTGTCGGTGAACGCAGGCTGGTCCCCGGCGTTGTAGCCGCGGGGCTGCGGCACCGTCTCGAGCTTGATGTGCAGGGTCTTGTTGCGGAAGGCGCTCTCGTTCGGCGCGATGCTCGCGACGGCCCCGCGCAGGAAGCACTTGTACTCGGGCGCGTAGCGGGCCAGCAGGGGCAGGATCCGCGCCCCCTGGTTCGACAGGGTGATGATGTTGTCGCCGTTCTCCTCCAGGAACCCCCGGGTGGTGTCGGCGAAGCCGGCCACGTCGTCGAAGAGGACCTCGACACGGTCCTCCTCGCTCTCGAAGGTCTGCGTGGTCTTGACCGTGTTGCGCAGCAGGCGGGCCAGCTCGGGCACGACGTCCTCGTAGACGCCCGAGACCTGGCCGAGCCGGTCGAGGCTCTCCACCAGCGCCGGGACCTCGGGGTTGAGCTTGCCGAGGTAGGAGTTGAAGGTCTCCAGGCCCTCGCCGAGCTTGTCACCGCGGCCCTCGAGCGCGGTGGCGATCGCGTTGAGGGTGACGTTGAGGTCGCCCGGTCGCACGGCGCGCAGCAGCGGGAAGAGGTCGTTGAGGACCTCCTCGACCTCGATGGCCACCTCGGACTGCTTGATGACGGCGCCCACGGCGATGGGCTCGGCCCCGGCCGCCTCGCCGTCGGGCACCTCGAGCGACACGTACTTCTCACCGAAGAGCGTCTTGGGCAGGATGCGCCCGGTCACGTCGGCGGGCACGGAGTCGCGCATGTCGGGGAAGAGCCCGAGCGTCAGCTTCGCGCCGTCGCCCTCGG
This DNA window, taken from Nocardioides sp. HDW12B, encodes the following:
- a CDS encoding MCE family protein; the encoded protein is MPKIGKALGARVYGAAFLALCVLFVYLTYAVFTKKFTPYDEVTLQSSKIGLSLPARADVKIRGVIVGEVLETTTEGDGAKLTLGLFPDMRDSVPADVTGRILPKTLFGEKYVSLEVPDGEAAGAEPIAVGAVIKQSEVAIEVEEVLNDLFPLLRAVRPGDLNVTLNAIATALEGRGDKLGEGLETFNSYLGKLNPEVPALVESLDRLGQVSGVYEDVVPELARLLRNTVKTTQTFESEEDRVEVLFDDVAGFADTTRGFLEENGDNIITLSNQGARILPLLARYAPEYKCFLRGAVASIAPNESAFRNKTLHIKLETVPQPRGYNAGDQPAFTDSRGPFKYCNDMYAAINGKYSQENLPPRSLTSPQIRDGVNYPLGKRVAVGDSVIGTQAQKDVIDLAAAAAMGRPVSEVPDVTTLLIGSLAQGKGVTVR
- a CDS encoding MCE family protein yields the protein MKLLDKKTTGDSIRLGIFIIVTTLATTLLAITIGNISFGATTDYKAVFSDATGVVKGDDVRIAGVKVGTVSGVEIYDKTQAIVEFDVSDDSRLTESTYATIRYRNLVGQRYIALTEGTGGQGELEENDTIPMERTSPALDLTVLFNGFKPLFSALTPADVNKLSMELIQVFQGEGGTIESLLDSTASVTNTLAARDDLVSDLIANLNTTLETVGDRDQELSDLIIQFRRFIGGLTDDRQAILGSLDSISDLTVQTADLVTGIRPGLSRDITQLRTVAGNIAKNRDELDRALKVLPIKLRKVGRTAIYGSWFNFYLCDFSGSVRLAPGVAPVKIPEYPPDGTEAARCNIG